Proteins from a genomic interval of Colletotrichum higginsianum IMI 349063 chromosome 6, whole genome shotgun sequence:
- a CDS encoding Sucrase ferredoxin-like family has protein sequence MLGPEPAKGMNEVRFNLALPFSTQLFPKTDPAVDGDDFDHDCESCHSKYSKGFNSDETDELKRAKDQEKGFVSTPENDPKKEAVRSFIMACYFCVPSEPQVQDTAEPGI, from the exons ATGCTGGGCCCTGAGCCGGCAAAGGGCAT GAACGAAGTCCGCTTCAATCTTGCTCTCCCATTCTCTACCCAGCTGTTCCCCAAGACggacccggccgtcgacggcgatgactTCGACCACGACTGCGAGAGCTGCCATTCAAAGTACTCCAAGGGCTTCAACAGTGACGAAACGGACGAGCTGAAGAGGGCCAAGGACCAAGAGAAGGGCTTCGTTTCTACGCCGGAGAATGATCCCAAGAAAGAAGCTGTGCGATCCTTCATCATGGCTTGTTACTTCTGCGTACCCTCTGAGCCCCAAGTTCAAGACACTGCAGAGCCTGGTATATAG
- a CDS encoding Ulp1 protease family protein — MDETPESSTQSTICPPAPVARHQTTAIGVGSLRLPKTSPSHEPALYSLFLSDLALIDRNVPLPELREEVDKSLAQFKPQTAVDVRIAYVADTSKLRQTRKMVENGLGAHEKRRLRNMTTAQSRRRCAGNLSQYHDKLDKLCGGRRSWLPRGIPVDAISYDTVLNLRKIIEWTLSHGERLDSLWEPGGHLHDVPYQKKPLDAVWKRLSQQSADANVHRPNCSNEGHQQDQDREPQQGSVQDRKEDGGSGGVNGGDDSPNFRGDTKNSFGSEDDDGDWGPGGVDVSSVSHSIYYFLFQNTYPSVCLFSLTGDLVQSHDSDPGAEEESIEYERRAQRGIIVRRSLDDSFCFSRARSSATKDVHNTDDGGVFPQHSPLMKKLSVPAPIEPYDEDLLAKDIPDVSRSAVQVINSDIDSNASLSHQNTRLAANAPESAVPPPSLVIPACSTNTASSVDPHHHSLPPAVSISRGSSGGSKWQTATLAESVSDSMLGKGEGRPASESLENAPKRQCVATLPKRWFDLRVRHGFNAECLEDGQYVEGTVISEFLGTFCALCPLSIMCIDPLVSNNNGIPQRMRADFLSQRDMTILYPLNLTSRGKHWVLVTASTTSVNIYDSLPSATDEVELADLLRTLLSLVAESTATDDPPTPSRMSCPQQSNAIDCGVAVIVNGLYVIAGQDIPATVEYFLWRRVLLAFSTGRRAVTEIVPQDSEQSLAVTNYGTPLPPAPPGTMTEAELISWDERYRKFRQNIMATARAQLGARLTQQQRMVEMLEDVIGVFGALQLTGSGTPGMDQIHEELANCHSALQSLARLRRAETSMIDELKARCARLAEAQGRRTMMQLELAKLTDAMHGECEVLNDRLAAFRPWDVLYT; from the exons ATGGACGAAACACCAGAATCATCCACACAATCAACAATTTGTCCCCCAGCGCCCGTCGCAAGGCACCAGACGACGGCGATTGGAGTCGGAAGCCTGCGGTTGCCCAAGACATCTCCATCACATGAACCAGCGCTG TATAGCTTGTTCCTCtccgacctcgccctcatcgaccGCAACGTTCCGCTTCCCGAGCTCCGCGAAGAAGTCGATAAGTCCCTCGCCCAGTTCAAGCCACAaaccgccgtcgacgtccgcATCGCCTACGTCGCAGACACTTCCAAGCTCCGCCAGACGCGCAAGATGGTGGAAAACGGTCTGGGCGCACACGAGAAGAGGCGGCTTCGCAACATGACCACGGCCCAgagccgacgccgatgtgCCGGCAACCTCTCCCAGTACCACGACAAACTCGACAAACTCTGCGGCGGTCGCCGCTCTTGGCTGCCGCGCGGTATCCCGGTTGATGCAATCTCATACGACACAGTGCTGAACCTCCGCAAGATCATTGAGTGGACGCTCTCCCATGGCGAGAGACTCGACAGCCTATGGGAACCCGGCGGACACCTGCACGATGTCCCATACCAGAAGAAACCTCTCGATGCCGTGTGGAAGCGTCTTTCGCAACAATCAGCCGACGCCAATGTTCACCGTCCGAACTGCAGCAACGAGGGCCACCAACAAGACCAGGACAGAGAACCACAGCAAGGCAGCGTCCAAGACAGGAAAGAGGATGGCGGTTCGGGTGGAGTgaatggcggcgatgatTCCCCCAATTTCAGAGGCGACACTAAGAACTCCTTTGGgagcgaggacgatgacggtgatTGGGGTCCAGGTGGTGTCGATGTTTCTTCCGTGAGTCATTCCATCTACTATTTCTTGTTCCAGAACACGTACCCTTCAGTATGTTTGTTCTCTCTAACTGGCGACTTGGTACAGAGTCATGACAGCGATCCGGGTGCTGAAGAAGAATCCATCGAATATGAACGTCGAGCACAGCGCGGCATCATTGTCCGCAGGTCCCTAGACGACAGCTTCTGTTTCTCCCGCGCAAGATCGAGTGCGACCAAGGACGTCCACaacaccgacgacggcggtgtGTTCCCACAACATAGCCCACTAATGAAAAAGCTGAGCGTTCCTGCACCGATCGAGCCCTATGACGAGGACCTCTTGGCAAAAGACATTCCAGACGTATCGAGGTCAGCTGTCCAGGTCATCAACTCAGACATCGACAGCAATGCATCTTTGTCTCACCAAAACACTCGTCTCGCCGCCAACGCACCCGAGTCCGCCGTCCCGCCACCTTCGCTTGTCATCCCGGCCTGCTCCACTAACACGGCCTCCTCCGTCGACCCACATCACCATTCGCTTCCTCCTGCTGTTTCTATTTCAAGGGGCTCTTCTGGCGGCTCGAAGTGGCAGACGGCTACGTTAGCTGAGTCTGTCTCGGATTCCATGCTGGGAAAAGGAGAGGGACGGCCTGCATCCGAAAGCCTTGAAAATGCCCCTAAACGACAATGTGTAGCAACACTCCCAAAAAGGTGGTTTGACCTGAGAGTGAGGCATGGCTTCAATGCCGAATGCCTGGAGGACGGCCAATACGTTGAAGGAACCGTTATCTCGGAATTTCTTGGCACGTTTTGCGCGCTGTGTCCCCTCTCGATAATGTGTATAGACCCATTGGTGTCCAACAACAACGGCATTCCACAACGCATGAGGGCCGATTTCCTCTCGCAACGAGACATGACCATTCTCTATCCTTTAAACCTCACGTCTCGGGGCAAGCATTGGGTCTTGGTAACGGCATCAACAACGTCTGTCAACATCTACGACTCGTTGCCTAGCGCGACGGACGAAGTCGAGTTGGCGGACTTACTGCGAACCCTTCTGTCCCTCGTTGCGGAATCAACAGCCACAGACGACCCTCCTACGCCCTCTCGCATGTCGTGTCCGCAACAGTCGAACGCGATTGATTGTGGCGTTGCCGTCATTGTCAACGGACTGTATGTGATCGCCGGCCAAGATATCCCAGCAACTGTCGAATACTTCCTCTGGCGCCGTGTTCTTCTTGCCTTCAGTACAGGACGGAGGGCTGTCACGGAGATCGTGCCACAAGACTCGGAACAGTCCCTTGCCGTGACGAACTACGGCACGCCACTCCCGCCCGCACCTCCGGGAACCatgaccgaggccgagttgATATCGTGGGATGAACGTTACCGAAAATTCCGTCAAAATATCATGGCCACCGCTCGGGCACAGCTTGGTGCAAGACTCACGCAACAGCAACGCATGGTGGAGATGTTGGAAGACGTCATTGGCGTCTTTGGGGCGCTCCAGCTCACAGGGTCTGGCACACCGGGCATGGATCAGATCCATGAAGAGCTCGCAAACTGTCACTCGGCATTGCAGAGCCTGGCTAGACTCCGCCGAGCTGAGACATCCATGATTGACGAGCTCAAGGCCAGATGCGCAAGACTGGCCGAAGCACAAGGCCGCCGGACAATGATGCAGCTGGAGCTGGCTAAGCTGACTGACGCGATGCACGGCGAATGTGAGGTACTCAACGACCGTCTGGCAGCTTTCCGTCCATGGGATGTACTTTATACATAG